TGTGCAATCTTCTAGTGGACTTGTGTTGAGAAGGGTTGAGCTTCACAAAGACCAGATCACCTAGTAGGAACACAACGTCCCGCCGATGCTTGTCCGcccatttcttcatcttcctaGTTGCCTTCTCCAATTGAGCCCGAGCTGGCTCATTAGTCACCTGCCACTCCTTGGCCGTCTTGTATGCAGCAGGGCTACTCCCCGTGTAGCCTGACACCACTGTGTTCGATGTTATAGGTTGTTGTCTTGTTGCCAACTCAAAAGGACTTGACCTTGTCGACTCCGACCGTTACAAGTTGTACGAGAACTGAGTAACATCCAACAACTTTGCCCAATCTCGTTGGTTAGCACTCACATAGTGCCTCAAGTATAGCTCTAATAGCGCATTCACCCCCTCCGTCTGATCGTCTGTCTGTGGGTGAAAGCTGGTAGAGAAGTTCAACTGTGAGCAAAGTAGCCTGAAGAGCTCCATCCAAAGTTTACCATGAAGCGAGTGTCACGGTCACTAATAATACTCTTGGGGAAACCCCAATACTTCACCACATGCTTCAGAAACAAGCGTGCAGCTTCCTCCGTATTGCAATCCACTGGTGCAGGGATGAAGGTGGCATACTTGGTGAACCTGTCGACCACCACCAAAATTAAGCCAGACCCTTTCGACTTGGGTAGACTCACAATGAAGTCCATGGACAAACTCTCCCATGGTCTGGTTGGAACAGGAAGTGGCTCTAGCAATCCACCCTGCTGCTTCTGCAATGTCTTGTCTTGTTGCATACAAGGCAAGTCCGCACAAACGAGGCTACATCTTCCTGCATCTGTGGCCAATAGTAAGCTTCACTCATCAAGGCTAATGTTCGATGAGTGCTCGGATCTCCTTCTCTTCAACAGTATACCTCCGCTCCGTGTCATTGAGCTTTCGACCCTCGAAAGACAATGGGTGTCCATCTTGCATGAGTACAACACCAATTTGCAAAATCTGATGCATCAGTGTGTACCTCAAAAGGTTTGCTAAGAAACTTGTCCAAGAAAGGATGGAATACCTTGTTCATAAGAGTTCAAAATG
The sequence above is a segment of the Prunus dulcis unplaced genomic scaffold, ALMONDv2, whole genome shotgun sequence genome. Coding sequences within it:
- the LOC117613184 gene encoding uncharacterized protein LOC117613184 — its product is MQQDKTLQKQQGGLLEPLPVPTRPWESLSMDFIVSLPKSKGSGLILVVVDRFTKYATFIPAPVDCNTEEAARLFLKHVVKYWGFPKSIISDRDTRFMSTRSSPFELATRQQPITSNTVVSGYTGSSPAAYKTAKEWQVTNEPARAQLEKATRKMKKWADKHRRDVVFLLGDLVFVKLNPSQHKSTRRLHKALLRRYEGPFPIIQSVGRAAYHVKLPPRLKIHPAFHVSNLKP